A single window of Pseudarthrobacter defluvii DNA harbors:
- a CDS encoding GMC family oxidoreductase has product MHYDNIEDVTERGFDYVVIGGGSAGAAVAARLSEDPDVTVALVEAGPDDRNIPEILQLDRWMELLESGYDWDYPIEPQENGNSFMRHARAKVMGGCSSHNSCIAFWAPREDLDEWESKYGATGWNADAAWPLYKRLETNQDAGPDAPHHGDSGPVHLMNVPPADPAGVALLDACEQAGIPRAKFNTGTTVVNGANFFQINRRTDGTRSSSSVSYIHPIVDRPNFTLLTGLRARQLVIDADKRCTGVDVVDGAFGRTHRLTAHREVIVSTGAIDSPKLLMLSGIGPAAHLAQHGIEVLVDSPGVGENLQDHPEGVVQFEAKQPMVQTSTQWWEIGIFTPTEDGLDRPDLMMHYGSVPFDMNTLRHGYPTTENGFSLTPNVTHARSRGTVKLRSRDFRDKPMVDPRYFTDPDGHDMRVMVAGIRKAREIAAQPAMAEWTGRELTPGIGAQTDEELQDYIRKTHNTVYHPVGTVRLGPADDDMSPLDPQLRVKGVTGLRVADASVMPEHVTVNPNITVMMIGEHCADLIKADYAGADALEEKELTTSLA; this is encoded by the coding sequence CGAGATCCTGCAGCTGGACCGCTGGATGGAGCTGCTCGAATCCGGCTACGACTGGGACTACCCCATCGAGCCGCAGGAGAACGGCAACTCCTTCATGCGCCACGCCCGCGCCAAGGTGATGGGCGGCTGCTCCAGCCACAACTCCTGCATCGCCTTCTGGGCCCCGCGCGAGGACCTGGACGAATGGGAGTCCAAGTACGGCGCCACCGGCTGGAACGCCGATGCCGCCTGGCCGCTGTACAAGCGGCTGGAAACCAACCAGGACGCCGGGCCTGACGCTCCGCACCACGGGGACTCCGGCCCCGTGCACCTGATGAACGTGCCCCCGGCGGATCCTGCCGGCGTCGCCCTTTTGGACGCCTGTGAACAGGCGGGCATCCCCCGCGCGAAGTTCAACACCGGCACCACCGTGGTCAACGGCGCCAACTTCTTCCAGATCAACCGCCGCACAGACGGTACCCGCTCCTCCAGTTCCGTGTCCTACATCCACCCCATCGTGGACCGCCCCAACTTCACCCTGCTGACCGGCCTGCGGGCCCGCCAGCTGGTGATCGACGCGGACAAGCGCTGCACCGGCGTGGATGTGGTGGACGGGGCCTTCGGCCGCACCCACCGGCTCACCGCGCACCGGGAAGTCATCGTGTCTACCGGCGCCATCGACTCCCCCAAGCTGCTCATGCTCTCCGGCATCGGCCCGGCGGCGCACCTGGCCCAGCACGGCATCGAGGTGCTGGTGGACTCCCCCGGAGTGGGCGAGAACCTGCAGGACCACCCGGAAGGCGTGGTGCAGTTCGAGGCCAAGCAGCCCATGGTGCAGACCTCCACCCAGTGGTGGGAAATCGGCATCTTCACCCCCACCGAGGACGGCCTGGACCGCCCCGACCTGATGATGCACTACGGCTCCGTGCCGTTCGACATGAACACGCTGCGCCACGGCTACCCCACCACGGAGAACGGCTTCAGCCTCACCCCCAACGTCACCCACGCCCGGTCCCGCGGGACGGTGAAGCTGCGCAGCCGCGATTTCCGCGACAAGCCGATGGTGGACCCCCGCTACTTCACCGACCCGGACGGACACGACATGCGCGTCATGGTGGCCGGCATCCGCAAGGCCCGCGAAATCGCCGCCCAGCCCGCCATGGCCGAATGGACCGGCCGGGAGCTCACGCCCGGGATCGGGGCGCAGACCGACGAGGAACTGCAGGACTACATCCGCAAGACACACAACACCGTCTACCACCCGGTGGGCACCGTCCGCCTGGGCCCGGCCGACGACGACATGTCGCCCCTGGACCCCCAGCTGCGGGTCAAGGGCGTCACCGGCCTCCGCGTCGCCGATGCGTCCGTCATGCCCGAACACGTCACAGTCAACCCCAACATCACCGTCATGATGATCGGCGAGCACTGTGCCGATCTCATCAAGGCGGACTATGCCGGCGCCGACGCCCTGGAAGAGAAGGAGCTCACCACGTCCCTCGCCTGA